The sequence TTGCAGTTCAGACCCTTATCAACGAGGGCGTTGATGCCATAATAGCACCACAGGTTGGCCCTAACGCTCTTGGAGCTATACAGGCGGCGGGGATAAAGCTCTATCAGGTCTCGCCGGGAACTCCAGTTGAGGAGGCAATAAAGGCCGTTGTCAGTGGCACAGTTCGCGAGTTCACAGCTCCAGCACAGGCACCTGCTCCGGCCCCGACGGTTCCAACAACCCCAGCGACGCCAACGCCAGCCTACGGCCCGTATCCGGCTCCAGCTTATCCAGCGTATCCGGCTTACGGCTTCGGTCCCGGTTGGGGCAGGGGCTGGGGCCGCGGATGGGGACGCGGTAGAGGAT comes from Thermococcus sp. and encodes:
- a CDS encoding NifB/NifX family molybdenum-iron cluster-binding protein → MRIAIPTNGGGREDTVAPVFARAPAFYIADIDENGNIVSEKVIQNPASTVGGGAGPLAVQTLINEGVDAIIAPQVGPNALGAIQAAGIKLYQVSPGTPVEEAIKAVVSGTVREFTAPAQAPAPAPTVPTTPATPTPAYGPYPAPAYPAYPAYGFGPGWGRGWGRGWGRGRG